A section of the Microbulbifer pacificus genome encodes:
- a CDS encoding histidine phosphatase family protein produces MPEIFVVRHGQASFGSDNYDQLSELGWQQARWLGEHWAEDGLQFDHIVSGDLQRHRETAQGICEGLGLASHSVEELPQLNEFDFKQVMSAYREKNPQAAPSANAERADYYRFLKKAMHAWSAGEISAAESWQQFEQRIEEIVGVLAAGARGGKTLVVSSGGAIAMMVRQVLGAPSSSVTQLNMQIKNTAVSHFFAGRSGVSLHSFNHLPHLDNRERRQFITYS; encoded by the coding sequence GTGCCGGAAATATTTGTAGTGCGCCATGGCCAGGCGTCATTTGGCAGCGATAACTACGACCAGTTATCGGAACTCGGCTGGCAGCAGGCGCGCTGGCTCGGGGAGCATTGGGCAGAGGACGGATTGCAGTTCGATCACATAGTCAGTGGTGATCTGCAGCGGCACCGCGAAACCGCGCAAGGTATCTGTGAGGGGCTGGGGCTTGCGAGCCACAGTGTGGAGGAATTACCGCAGCTCAATGAATTTGATTTTAAACAGGTGATGAGTGCCTACCGCGAAAAAAATCCGCAGGCGGCGCCGAGTGCAAATGCGGAGCGTGCGGATTACTACCGCTTTCTGAAAAAGGCCATGCACGCATGGTCGGCCGGCGAAATAAGTGCGGCGGAATCCTGGCAGCAGTTCGAGCAGCGTATCGAGGAAATAGTGGGGGTGCTCGCCGCCGGCGCGCGCGGTGGCAAAACCCTGGTGGTGAGTTCCGGCGGCGCCATCGCCATGATGGTGCGGCAGGTATTGGGTGCGCCCTCAAGCAGCGTGACCCAGTTGAACATGCAGATAAAAAATACCGCGGTCAGTCATTTTTTTGCCGGCCGCAGCGGTGTGAGCCTGCACAGTTTCAACCACCTGCCGCATCTCGATAACCGCGAACGTCGACAGTTCATCACCTACAGCTAA
- a CDS encoding acyl-CoA dehydrogenase family protein, producing MNFEYSPKVQNLLQRLKQFMAEEVVPVESQYWEQLEQDRWGEPPIMEELKQKARDAGLWNLFMPGSEHGAGLTNLEYAPLAEEMGRVLFSSEIFNCSAPDTGNMEVLAQYGSDAQKERWLKPLLAGEIRSAFAMTEPKVASSDATNIETEIVRDGDDYVINGHKFYISGALNRRCEIMIVMGKTAPDSPDRYRQQSQILVPMNTPGVKVIRPMTVFGYDDAPEGHGEIIFDNVRVPAENLILGEGRGFEIAQGRLGPGRIHHCMRLIGQAQRALEMMSARAENRVVFGRPMIKQGSVREDIAKSACEIEQARLLTLKAADQMDRYGNKAARDLIAMIKIVAPQMACNVIDRAIQIHGAAGLGQDFNLARAYAYARTIRLADGPDQVHMMQLGRNLAAAYAAEVG from the coding sequence ATGAATTTTGAATATTCCCCGAAAGTACAGAACCTGCTGCAGCGCCTGAAACAGTTTATGGCGGAAGAGGTTGTCCCGGTTGAATCCCAGTATTGGGAGCAATTGGAGCAGGACCGCTGGGGCGAACCGCCGATTATGGAAGAGCTGAAACAAAAGGCGCGGGATGCGGGCCTCTGGAACCTGTTTATGCCGGGCAGCGAACACGGTGCCGGGCTGACCAACCTGGAATACGCGCCGCTGGCGGAGGAAATGGGCCGTGTGCTGTTTTCCTCAGAAATTTTCAATTGCAGTGCGCCGGATACCGGCAATATGGAAGTGCTTGCCCAGTATGGTTCGGATGCGCAGAAGGAACGCTGGTTGAAGCCGCTGCTGGCGGGGGAAATCCGTTCGGCTTTCGCCATGACCGAACCAAAAGTGGCCTCCAGTGATGCCACCAATATCGAAACGGAAATCGTGCGCGATGGCGACGATTACGTTATCAATGGCCACAAATTCTATATCAGCGGCGCATTGAACCGCCGCTGCGAAATCATGATCGTGATGGGCAAGACCGCGCCCGACAGCCCCGACCGCTATCGCCAGCAATCCCAGATACTGGTACCGATGAATACTCCCGGGGTGAAAGTAATTCGCCCCATGACGGTGTTCGGTTACGACGACGCGCCGGAAGGCCACGGCGAAATCATTTTCGACAATGTGCGGGTGCCGGCGGAAAACTTGATACTCGGCGAAGGTCGCGGATTTGAAATTGCGCAGGGTCGCCTTGGTCCCGGTCGCATCCACCACTGTATGCGCCTGATCGGCCAGGCCCAGCGTGCGCTGGAAATGATGTCCGCACGGGCGGAAAACCGCGTGGTGTTCGGTCGCCCCATGATCAAGCAGGGTTCCGTGCGCGAGGATATTGCCAAGTCCGCCTGCGAAATTGAACAGGCGCGCCTGCTTACCCTCAAAGCCGCCGACCAGATGGATCGCTACGGCAACAAGGCAGCGCGAGACCTGATAGCCATGATCAAAATTGTCGCTCCGCAAATGGCGTGCAATGTCATCGACCGCGCCATCCAGATTCACGGCGCTGCGGGCCTAGGGCAGGACTTCAATCTCGCGCGGGCCTACGCTTATGCGCGTACCATCCGTCTCGCCGACGGTCCGGACCAGGTGCACATGATGCAGTTGGGACGCAACCTGGCTGCGGCTTATGCAGCGGAGGTGGGTTGA
- a CDS encoding phosphotransferase, giving the protein MSEVKNPAAVDQLDTEKLSAYLKGKIPGFDGPVQASKFSGGQSNPTFKIQTGAGTYVLRRQPPGKLLKSAHAVDREFRVMQALAGSDVPVPKVLHLCEDRDVIGSMFYVMEYCEGQIFWDAALPELNNSERAAFYEEMNRVLAALHSVNIDAVGLSDYGRPGNYFERQFERWQGQYRASELQPITAMDQLILWLGENLPADDGRVSLVHGDYRLDNIMFHPTESRAIAVLDWELSTLGHPFADLAYQCMQLRMPADSGNISGLMGVDRHSLGIPTEREYVARYCERMGIERIDNWAFYLAFSFFRLAAIIQGVAKRAHDGNASSKNAAKLGAFVGPLATLALNVIEQEQ; this is encoded by the coding sequence ATGTCAGAGGTAAAAAACCCTGCCGCAGTGGATCAGCTGGATACGGAAAAGTTGTCCGCTTACCTGAAGGGGAAAATCCCGGGCTTTGATGGCCCGGTACAGGCGAGCAAGTTTTCCGGTGGGCAATCCAACCCCACCTTCAAAATTCAGACCGGCGCGGGCACCTATGTGCTGCGCCGCCAGCCGCCGGGGAAACTGCTGAAATCTGCGCATGCGGTAGACCGGGAGTTTCGGGTAATGCAGGCACTCGCCGGCAGTGACGTACCCGTGCCCAAGGTGCTGCACCTGTGTGAAGACCGCGATGTCATCGGTTCCATGTTCTATGTGATGGAATATTGCGAGGGGCAGATTTTCTGGGACGCCGCATTGCCGGAGCTGAACAACAGCGAGCGCGCTGCTTTCTACGAGGAAATGAACCGGGTATTGGCCGCATTGCACAGTGTCAACATCGATGCGGTGGGGCTTTCCGATTACGGGCGCCCGGGTAATTATTTCGAGCGGCAGTTTGAGCGCTGGCAGGGACAGTATCGGGCATCGGAACTACAGCCCATCACTGCCATGGACCAGCTGATCCTTTGGCTGGGTGAAAACCTGCCGGCGGATGATGGCCGTGTTTCCCTGGTACACGGGGACTATCGCCTCGACAACATCATGTTTCACCCTACCGAATCCCGCGCCATCGCGGTGCTGGACTGGGAACTTTCCACTCTGGGACACCCGTTTGCGGATCTCGCATACCAGTGCATGCAACTGCGCATGCCTGCGGATAGCGGCAATATCTCGGGGCTTATGGGGGTGGATCGTCACAGCCTCGGCATTCCCACTGAGCGGGAGTATGTGGCCCGCTACTGCGAGCGTATGGGTATCGAGCGCATCGATAACTGGGCCTTCTATCTCGCGTTCAGTTTCTTCCGTCTCGCCGCCATCATCCAGGGCGTAGCCAAGCGTGCCCACGACGGTAATGCCTCCAGTAAAAATGCGGCAAAGCTCGGTGCTTTCGTCGGTCCGCTGGCCACGCTTGCACTGAATGTCATCGAACAAGAACAGTAA
- a CDS encoding SDR family oxidoreductase yields MATNLFDLTGKIALVTGASRGIGEAIAKLLAEQGAHVLVSSRKIEGCQAVADAINDAGGKAEAVPCHIGNMEDIEQVFSHIRSKYGKLDILVNNAATNPYFGHILDTDIGAFEKTVAVNIRGYFFMSVEAGKLMRENGGGCIVNTASINALQPGVGQGIYSITKAAVVNMTKAFAKECAQFNIRVNALLPGLTKTKFAGALFSHEEIYNTAIGHIPMHRHAEPEEMAGTVLYLVSDASSYTNGECVVVDGGLTSCGGL; encoded by the coding sequence ATGGCGACCAATCTTTTTGACCTGACCGGAAAAATCGCCCTGGTAACTGGAGCAAGCCGCGGTATCGGCGAGGCAATTGCAAAACTGCTGGCGGAGCAGGGGGCCCATGTGCTGGTTTCCAGCCGTAAGATCGAGGGCTGCCAGGCCGTAGCCGATGCCATCAATGATGCGGGCGGCAAGGCCGAAGCCGTGCCCTGCCACATCGGCAATATGGAAGATATCGAACAGGTATTCAGCCATATTCGCAGCAAGTACGGCAAGCTGGATATTCTGGTGAACAACGCCGCAACCAATCCCTATTTCGGACATATCCTCGATACGGATATCGGTGCCTTCGAGAAGACCGTGGCGGTCAATATTCGCGGTTATTTCTTCATGTCGGTGGAAGCGGGCAAGCTGATGCGCGAAAACGGTGGTGGCTGCATCGTCAATACGGCTTCTATCAACGCACTGCAGCCGGGAGTTGGGCAGGGTATTTACTCCATTACCAAGGCCGCAGTGGTGAATATGACCAAAGCGTTTGCCAAGGAATGCGCGCAGTTCAATATTCGGGTCAATGCGCTGTTGCCCGGCCTCACCAAGACCAAATTTGCCGGTGCACTGTTCTCCCACGAGGAAATCTACAACACCGCCATCGGCCATATTCCCATGCACCGTCATGCGGAACCGGAAGAAATGGCCGGCACTGTGTTGTACCTCGTGTCTGATGCCAGCAGTTACACCAATGGTGAATGCGTGGTGGTGGATGGCGGACTCACCTCCTGTGGAGGACTCTGA